From the Actinopolymorpha singaporensis genome, the window TCGGCATCTGATCTCGCTGCGGACCCACGCGGCGACGGATGGCAACCGGCGGCAGTCAGCCGGCCGTCCCTCACGTCTGCCGTACGCCTGGAAGTGCCCCGGTCGCTCCCCGCGAGCGCCGCCCGCTCCGCCTTGGGCGTCGGATGATCATGTGGGAGGGTAAGTAGCGTTGGTTCGAGCCGTGCCGTCTGGGGAGCGGTCCGGTGCGGACGTTTCGCACCGCGAACCTCGTCGGCCTCGTGCTTCGTGTCCGGGGCGGAGGGCATAGGCCGTTGGAGGTGGCCCCTCATGGCAGCTGTGATCGCACAGAGCATCAGCCGAGCGCCTCGACCTGCCAGTTTCGCCGAGGTCGTCGAGGTCGTGCTCAACAAGGGCATCGTCATCGACGCCAACGTGCGAGTGTCGGCTCTCGGAGCCGAAGTCCTCGCGGTTGATGCGCGAGCAGTGATCGCGAGCATCGACACCTACCTCCGGTTCGCCGAGGTGGTCAGCCGGCTCGACCTGGACGCCCCGCAGGACGTGGCCGGTGTGCAGCCCGGACCGACGCGCGACGCCGAGCCGGCGGGCGCCGACCAGACCGTGCGGGGCACGAACGCCGGGAAGGTCGACCACGAAGCCGGCGGACCAGGGGGCGCCGACTCCCAGGGCGGCCTGGCCGGCGTGGGGAGGTCGGACATCACCGCCCGGTGCCTTGGCGGGCGTTACGAACTTCGGGGCTTGCTCGGGCAGGGCGGCATGGCAGAAGTGTGGGACGCCGTGGACAACCGCCTCGGCAGGGCGGTGGCTGTCAAGGTTCTGCGCTGCCATCTCGCCTCCGAGCCGGAGTTTCTCGCGCGTTTCCGTCACGAGGCGCAGTTGGCCGCCGCCCTCAACCACCCCTCGATCGTCGTCGTCCACGACACCGGCACAGACCACCATGGCGGAGCCGACGTTCCGTTCATCGTCATGGAGCACATCGAGGGCACGACCCTCAAGGAGGTGCTTGCCGAGGACGCCCCGATCCGGCCCGAGCGCGGCCTGGAAATCATCCTCGAGGTCCTCGACGCGCTCCAGGCCAGCCATCAGCACGGCACTGTCCACCGCGACGTCAAGCCCGCCAACATCATGGTCACCACGTCCGGCGCCATCAAGGTCATGGACTTCGGCATCGCCTTCGCTCCCACCGAGCGAACCGGCTCCCTGACCGACCCGGCCGCGATAGTCGGCACCGCGCAGTACCTGTCGCCCGAACAGGCCGGCGGGCGACCGATCGACGACCGTACCGACATCTATGCGGTCGGCTGTGTGCTGTACGAGTTGTTCACCGGCCGTCCGCCGTTCACCGGCCCCACGCCGTACGAAGTCGCCTGCCGCCACATCCACGAGGAACCGCTCGCTCCTTCCGCTCTGCGTCCAGGTCTTGCACCCGAGTACGACGCGATCGTGTTGCGCGCGCTTCAGAAGGATCCCGACCGCCGCTACCTGTCTGCAGCCAGCATGCGCGCCGCCGTTTCGCGTGCCCTGCGGACAGGGGCCGATGGCCGGGCCGAGCGCACCGTTGACACCGAGCTTCTGGTGAGGGCTGGTCGCGAGCCCGTCAGGCGGAGTCTCTGAGGATCAGCCTCCATGGCACCACGTGGGTGCCGGTTCGCATGCTGGGATCGTCGATGCGCGCGATCAGGCGTTCCAGCGTCGGCCGGAACTCCTCGACCCCGCTGCCTACTGTGGTGAGTGCCGGCCGGAGGTCGGCACCCTCGGGGATGTTGCCTGCGCCGATGACCTTGAGTTCGTCTGGGATGGAGATGCCCAGCTGCATGGCCGCCCACATGGTGGCGATCGCGGCGCGGTCGGAGCTGGCCATGATGGCGTCGGGTCTTCTGCGTGGCGATTGATCGAGCAGCTCGGTCGCCAGGTGCCGGGAGTCGAGAAACCCGGTGAACGCGTTCTCGCGATCCTGGACGACGGCGATGGAGCCGGGCCGGTAGCGGTGCTCGAGAAAGGTGTCGACGAACGCGTCGCGACGAGGGTGGTCTCCGGTGTCCGGCACGTCGATGAATGCCGGACGTTTGACGCCGAGACCGATCAGGTGCTCGGCGGCGGCCCGGACCGCGGTCGCCTCACGCTGGACCATGACGTCGAAACCCCGCGGACGGTACGAATGGTGGACCGCGAGCAGCGGCACCCGCCGCCCGATCCTGTACAGCCGCCCCGCACCGAACGAGGGTGAACCGACCACCACCGCGGCGTCGGCCAGACCCTCGAGCAGATGGGTCTCGATCAGGTCGGCGGCGTTCTCGGTATGGCCGTATCGCTGGATGACGACGCCGAGTCCGTGATCGGCCGCGACTTCCTCGATCTGGGTGATCAGTCCCAGCGCCCACGGATTGAAGGGCGTGTACGCCGCCACCGCGACGAGACCGGTGCGGCTGCGGGCCAGCACCCGGCCGGACCGGGCCGGGGTGTAGTCGAGGTCCCGCATCGTTCGCAGAACCCGGGCGGTGACCTCGGGCGTTGCCGGGTTCTTCCGGTTCGCGCGCCCGCTCGCGACATAGGAAACCGTTGCGACCGACACGCCAGCGGCGCGCGCGACATCGGCCTGCGTTGCTCGGCGCCGATTCAACTTCACCTCTCAGGAGTTACCACGAAGGCCACATGCCATCCGGGAAAGCGCATTGACAGCATGCCCAGAGTAGTGGTTGGTTAGGCGCATAACCGATACTTCATTTCCGGTCGGAGAGGTAGGGAATGAGCTTGCCGCCGTACGCCGCGAACAGTCGCCAGTCCGGCAGTCGTACCCGCCGTCAGGACAGACCCAACATCATGGTGATCTGTGTCGACCAGATGCGTGGCGACGCGATGTCCTGTGCTGGCCATCCCGTGGTGAAGACGCCGCACCTGGACGAGGTCGCCGGTCAGGGCACCCGCTTCGCGCGGGCCTACTCGGCCACTCCGACGTGCGTGCCCGCCCGGGTCGCGCTGTTCACCGGACAGTCCCAGGAGCGGCACGGCCGGACCGGCTACCGGGACGGCATCCCGTTCACCGAGGCACATCCGGTGACCATGCAGGGCGTGCTGCGCGAGCATGGCTACCAGACCCAGGCCGTCGGCAAGATGCACGTCTTCCCCGAGCGGTCCCGGTGCGGCTTCGACGACGTACGGCTGCATGACGGCTTCCTGCACTTCGGGCGCCGCTACGGCGGTCGCCATCTGGAAGCCAACGACGACTACCTGACCTGGTTGCGCCGGCAGCCCGGGATGGATGCCCACGCCGACTACTTCGACGACGGCGTCGGCTGCAACTCCATGGTGGCGCTGCCGTGGAACCGCGACGAATACCTGCACCCGACCAACTGGGTGGTGCACGAGACCCTGGACTGGCTGCAGCGCCGCGACCCGACGGTGCCCTTCCTGAGCTACGTGTCGTTCCATCGGCCGCACGCGCCGTTCAACCCACCGCAGTGGGCCTGGGACCAGTACTACGGCCGGCAGCGGACAGAGCCGCCGCGTGGTGACTGGATCGGCGACTTCTCCGAGTTCCGCCGGGACAACTACCACCAGACGGTGATGGGCCGGCTGGACCCGGAGTCACACCACCGGACGACCACCGGCTACTACGGGCTGATCAGTCACATCGACGTCCAGATCAACCGGCTGCTCGAAGGGCTCGCCGACCACGAACTGCTGGAGGACACCGCGATCGTCTTCGTGTCCGACCACGGGGACATGATGGGTGACCACGACATGTACCGGAAGTCGGTCGGCTTCGAGGGCAGCGCGCACGTTCCGATGATCGTCCGCCCTGCGCCGAGGTTCGCACCGGACGCGCCCCGAGGTGCCGTGGTCGACGACGTCACCGAGTTGCGGGACATCATGCCGACCGTCCTCGAGATGGCCGGCGTGCCGATCCCGGAGACGGTCGACGGTGCCAGCCTGGTGCCGTACGTCCAGGGGACCCGGCCGCAGAGTTGGCGCGGCGAGATCCACGGCGAACACACCCACTTCGCCCAGTCCCTGCAGTGGGTCACAGACGGCCGCCGCAAGTACCTCTGGGCGTCGGCCGAGGGCAGGGAGCAGTTCTTCGACCTCGAGGAGGACCCACAGGAACTCCACAACCTGGTCGGGGACCCCGGCAGGCAGACGGAGATCGACGACTGGCGGCGACGGCTGATCGGCTACCTGACCGACCGCGAGGAAG encodes:
- a CDS encoding arylsulfatase, which gives rise to MSLPPYAANSRQSGSRTRRQDRPNIMVICVDQMRGDAMSCAGHPVVKTPHLDEVAGQGTRFARAYSATPTCVPARVALFTGQSQERHGRTGYRDGIPFTEAHPVTMQGVLREHGYQTQAVGKMHVFPERSRCGFDDVRLHDGFLHFGRRYGGRHLEANDDYLTWLRRQPGMDAHADYFDDGVGCNSMVALPWNRDEYLHPTNWVVHETLDWLQRRDPTVPFLSYVSFHRPHAPFNPPQWAWDQYYGRQRTEPPRGDWIGDFSEFRRDNYHQTVMGRLDPESHHRTTTGYYGLISHIDVQINRLLEGLADHELLEDTAIVFVSDHGDMMGDHDMYRKSVGFEGSAHVPMIVRPAPRFAPDAPRGAVVDDVTELRDIMPTVLEMAGVPIPETVDGASLVPYVQGTRPQSWRGEIHGEHTHFAQSLQWVTDGRRKYLWASAEGREQFFDLEEDPQELHNLVGDPGRQTEIDDWRRRLIGYLTDREEGYVAGGELVIGRPVQTERSDITALLGRGAG
- a CDS encoding LacI family DNA-binding transcriptional regulator, with product MKLNRRRATQADVARAAGVSVATVSYVASGRANRKNPATPEVTARVLRTMRDLDYTPARSGRVLARSRTGLVAVAAYTPFNPWALGLITQIEEVAADHGLGVVIQRYGHTENAADLIETHLLEGLADAAVVVGSPSFGAGRLYRIGRRVPLLAVHHSYRPRGFDVMVQREATAVRAAAEHLIGLGVKRPAFIDVPDTGDHPRRDAFVDTFLEHRYRPGSIAVVQDRENAFTGFLDSRHLATELLDQSPRRRPDAIMASSDRAAIATMWAAMQLGISIPDELKVIGAGNIPEGADLRPALTTVGSGVEEFRPTLERLIARIDDPSMRTGTHVVPWRLILRDSA
- the gvpJ gene encoding gas vesicle protein GvpJ, which produces MAAVIAQSISRAPRPASFAEVVEVVLNKGIVIDANVRVSALGAEVLAVDARAVIASIDTYLRFAEVVSRLDLDAPQDVAGVQPGPTRDAEPAGADQTVRGTNAGKVDHEAGGPGGADSQGGLAGVGRSDITARCLGGRYELRGLLGQGGMAEVWDAVDNRLGRAVAVKVLRCHLASEPEFLARFRHEAQLAAALNHPSIVVVHDTGTDHHGGADVPFIVMEHIEGTTLKEVLAEDAPIRPERGLEIILEVLDALQASHQHGTVHRDVKPANIMVTTSGAIKVMDFGIAFAPTERTGSLTDPAAIVGTAQYLSPEQAGGRPIDDRTDIYAVGCVLYELFTGRPPFTGPTPYEVACRHIHEEPLAPSALRPGLAPEYDAIVLRALQKDPDRRYLSAASMRAAVSRALRTGADGRAERTVDTELLVRAGREPVRRSL